The Algoriphagus sp. TR-M9 genome has a window encoding:
- a CDS encoding DUF4136 domain-containing protein encodes MKNPYLLFALILFICAGCFSSKDYVTEYDYNYQASFKRYKTFAFVAPTEIDTSLITPVLSATIGARLGSQGFRENEEKPDLLVSYKIFMDSIKYRGYVQPEFNYYLQRVSNVEVKEDGELDKEQEKDETYNHVKYSENEGMLVIYVIDSKRGNTIWQGYTAANFNSEDPNFQSDITRAAYRVMNEFKVLNNQME; translated from the coding sequence ATGAAAAACCCTTACCTTCTTTTCGCACTCATCCTGTTTATCTGCGCGGGATGCTTCTCTTCCAAGGACTACGTGACAGAATATGATTACAACTACCAAGCTTCATTTAAGCGATACAAAACATTTGCTTTTGTAGCCCCCACCGAAATCGACACCTCTCTGATCACGCCTGTACTCAGTGCGACTATTGGAGCGAGATTGGGTTCGCAGGGATTCCGGGAAAATGAAGAAAAACCAGACCTGCTGGTGAGCTATAAGATCTTCATGGATTCCATTAAATACAGAGGCTATGTACAGCCAGAATTCAACTACTACCTACAGCGGGTAAGCAATGTGGAAGTAAAAGAAGATGGAGAACTGGACAAAGAACAGGAAAAAGACGAAACCTACAATCATGTCAAATACAGCGAAAATGAAGGAATGCTGGTCATCTACGTGATTGATAGCAAAAGAGGAAACACCATATGGCAGGGATATACTGCCGCAAATTTTAATTCTGAAGACCCGAATTTCCAATCAGACATCACCAGAGCAGCATACCGGGTAATGAATGAATTCAAAGTTTTGAACAATCAAATGGAATGA
- a CDS encoding uracil-DNA glycosylase family protein, with product MSDYERIISEARTCRYCETHLPLGPRPVFSVHPKSKILIIGQAPGTKVHQTGIPWNDPSGNELRRWMDVDQETFYNSELFGIMPMGFCYPGRGKGGDLPPRPECAPIWHEKLCSEMPDIRLTLLIGQYAQKYYLGSSRKNTLTKTVESFEEYLPQFFPLVHPSPRNRMWQRRNPWFEDAVVPALREQVNEILRKSN from the coding sequence ATGAGTGATTATGAGCGTATTATCTCTGAAGCTAGAACCTGTAGATATTGTGAAACCCATCTTCCTTTAGGGCCTAGACCTGTATTTTCTGTACATCCAAAAAGTAAAATCCTGATCATTGGCCAAGCTCCTGGTACCAAAGTACATCAAACTGGGATTCCATGGAATGACCCAAGCGGGAACGAATTGAGACGCTGGATGGATGTGGATCAGGAGACTTTTTACAATTCGGAGCTATTTGGCATTATGCCCATGGGGTTTTGCTACCCTGGTAGGGGCAAGGGAGGAGATCTACCCCCTCGGCCTGAATGTGCGCCGATCTGGCATGAAAAACTTTGCTCAGAAATGCCAGACATTCGGTTGACGCTTCTGATCGGGCAATATGCCCAAAAGTATTATTTGGGGTCTTCTAGAAAGAACACTTTGACAAAAACTGTGGAGTCCTTTGAAGAATACCTACCGCAATTTTTTCCTTTGGTACACCCATCCCCCCGCAATCGTATGTGGCAAAGGCGAAATCCGTGGTTTGAAGATGCAGTGGTTCCAGCTTTGCGCGAGCAGGTAAATGAGATCCTTCGAAAAAGTAATTAG
- a CDS encoding RNA polymerase sigma factor translates to MPNIKSHTVLSDQELVALLQSDDFRAFDELYSRYAPKLLGFSSTFFQVKAEAEDVVQEVFLKVWERRSKLKPDLNFSSFLFTSVKNRIYNKLRDQKNNVPLEDFELDAIIDESTLGQDNYYESRKQVAFELLNQLPATQRNVFTLSKLEGYSHHEIAQMLDISVRTVDHHIYLAKKYIKSTLFEKSPLAILITLMLLA, encoded by the coding sequence TTGCCTAATATTAAATCACATACCGTATTGTCCGATCAAGAGCTGGTGGCTTTGCTGCAGTCCGATGATTTCAGGGCTTTTGATGAATTATATAGCAGGTATGCGCCTAAGCTTCTGGGTTTTTCGAGTACCTTTTTTCAGGTAAAAGCTGAGGCAGAGGATGTAGTTCAGGAAGTATTTCTGAAAGTCTGGGAGAGGAGGTCAAAACTGAAACCTGACTTGAACTTCAGTAGTTTTTTATTTACATCTGTAAAGAACAGAATCTATAACAAACTCAGAGATCAAAAGAATAATGTCCCTTTAGAGGATTTTGAGCTAGACGCCATCATTGATGAATCCACGCTGGGGCAGGATAATTATTATGAGTCTAGAAAACAGGTCGCTTTTGAACTTTTGAACCAATTGCCGGCTACTCAACGCAATGTTTTTACCCTGAGTAAGTTAGAAGGATATTCCCATCATGAAATCGCTCAAATGCTGGATATATCAGTCCGGACAGTGGATCATCATATTTACCTGGCGAAAAAATACATCAAAAGCACCTTGTTTGAGAAGTCACCCCTTGCCATCCTAATCACCTTGATGCTGCTTGCATAG
- a CDS encoding FecR family protein — MDKEILIRFLNGVSTPEEAAQVVEWLDMPGSRAKLDQLLEESWESAPESNDTAALERIHTSIHSKLEPPKKTAWIGWNSMIMKVAALVVLFCSLIFSLFRWSDQPDTEIKEDLKIYTRNTQSGEKLRIRLPDQSYVILNSNSSLTFDSEYGKELRKISLEGEAFFEVASNKDVPFIVHSGELQTTALGTAFNVSFRKGKHQVALTEGKVKVQLLDKGQTLDDQLAKFLDPGTMASYDSEGKEFEVAAFDPVETTAWKEGRIRFKRKRLQDILGNLQDWYGVEITVHRSVQTNRRVSGEFNNESLENILEGLSFSLDFNYSINENQVTLK; from the coding sequence GTGGATAAAGAAATACTAATTAGATTTTTAAATGGCGTAAGTACTCCTGAAGAGGCTGCGCAAGTAGTAGAATGGCTGGACATGCCCGGATCCAGGGCAAAACTGGATCAGTTGCTGGAAGAAAGCTGGGAATCAGCTCCCGAAAGCAATGATACTGCTGCCCTGGAAAGGATCCATACCAGCATACATTCGAAGCTGGAACCACCCAAGAAAACCGCTTGGATAGGCTGGAATTCGATGATTATGAAGGTAGCTGCATTAGTGGTGTTATTCTGCTCATTGATTTTTTCTTTGTTTAGGTGGAGTGATCAGCCAGACACTGAAATCAAGGAAGACCTGAAGATTTATACCAGGAATACACAGTCAGGTGAAAAACTCAGAATTCGACTGCCAGATCAGTCTTACGTCATTTTGAATTCGAATTCATCATTGACTTTTGATTCAGAATATGGAAAAGAACTTCGGAAGATTTCACTGGAAGGAGAGGCTTTTTTTGAAGTGGCATCTAATAAAGACGTCCCGTTCATCGTACACTCCGGCGAGCTGCAGACCACTGCACTGGGTACAGCTTTTAATGTGAGTTTCAGAAAAGGAAAGCATCAGGTAGCCCTCACCGAAGGAAAGGTGAAAGTGCAGCTGCTTGATAAGGGCCAAACCTTGGACGATCAGCTTGCGAAATTTTTAGACCCGGGGACCATGGCTTCCTATGATTCGGAAGGGAAGGAATTCGAAGTGGCAGCATTTGACCCTGTGGAAACCACAGCCTGGAAAGAAGGACGAATTCGATTTAAAAGAAAGCGACTTCAGGACATTCTCGGTAATCTCCAGGATTGGTATGGCGTGGAAATCACTGTGCATCGAAGCGTTCAGACCAATCGCAGGGTTTCCGGTGAGTTTAATAATGAGAGCCTCGAAAATATTCTGGAAGGTCTGAGTTTCTCTCTGGACTTCAACTATTCTATTAATGAAAATCAAGTAACCCTAAAATAA
- a CDS encoding SusC/RagA family TonB-linked outer membrane protein yields MARESNAQITPIDKAQIKIEVKSWNASELFDFIESKTEYMFVYPEDIVSALPSIPLEGRMKTVEDVLVKFAKETGLRFKQVNSSIYVGKNQVQEALAETTQAAEIEVSGVVKDETEFPIPGVTVIEKGTTNGTVTDLDGKYSLTVDEGSSLVFSFIGYTTQTIDVGGRSSIDVFMQDDYGDLDEIVVVGYGTQKKSNLTGSVTDLKADRLVQTPVTNVKGLLIGQVPGLISNQNPGLPGQDNASLSIRGFGNPLVIVDGIESNLDRIDPNDIETITVLKDASAAIYGARAGNGVILVTTKRGASGSMSVNYHGYVATQKRLTFAEQVDAAGFIKLGRDAVFNGQYDPANPDADISYGTLFTEENLNLYQSGELPSYNWVDAVVKNSGSPLMSHNLSIRGGSEKIRYYSSVGYLGQSGIFKGDYDYNKLTLTNNLDIDLFKNVTLTINGQYIKENQDYSAEAPSVIWNDLRTSQPIFNPNLPDENRAPYSGFSARSPVARIHQRFVGYDRTDKHTLTGAAELRYDLPFVKGLAVGGKINVRARNLQNATLNTPYEVYTYDADAVTSDFDGYTLEGSIQGNSFSRSNYFGGANDPNSRVLSRFYATYNKEVNDHEFSALLFGENENNTYRSLTVTRVDLLSTEVPQVGGTNELTRTSGTGRDIEYTRVSFAGRFNYAYAGKYLFEATLRADASSKFGSNAWGYFPSVSAGWNIAQEDFLANSSTIDQLKLRLSYSQTGVDSNVGNTSFNYLSGFEQSGSAVYYLDGNPTAMINNTGLVNPDITWEETTLYNAGVDLTMFNGTLYSTLDVFYRYRDGLLRTPLESLPSTFGASLPQVNLDSRSNRGFELSIGNQGAVGDFRYDINVGVAYARQKYENYEEDIDTSDPIQVQFDQRSGRWVNISFGYKTDGLFNTQAEVDQYLEQYTIEDINGSPKPGDIRYVDINGDGMINRADRYQIGYGDNPDITYNISPRISYKGFSLAMLWQGGTNFSVNMTGLNRAAFNNEQVPLKIHEQYTWTQDPSNPGVGSNPNAQLPAFERNGTRPWNNINSDFWMYDGTYIRLKTATLSYSLPSVVLDKVGLSNANVYLSGDNLVSFNKLGIYKDAIDPEEASSNGGFGLPLLRTMSFGVQLGF; encoded by the coding sequence ATGGCCAGAGAAAGCAACGCACAAATTACCCCTATTGACAAGGCTCAAATTAAGATTGAAGTTAAGTCTTGGAATGCCTCAGAACTGTTTGACTTTATCGAGTCAAAGACGGAGTATATGTTTGTATATCCAGAGGATATTGTTTCAGCTTTGCCTAGCATACCGCTAGAAGGAAGAATGAAAACTGTTGAAGATGTCTTGGTGAAATTTGCTAAAGAAACCGGACTGAGGTTTAAGCAGGTGAACAGCAGCATCTATGTAGGTAAGAATCAGGTTCAGGAAGCTCTGGCCGAAACTACCCAAGCAGCTGAGATTGAAGTCAGCGGTGTGGTAAAGGACGAAACAGAATTTCCCATCCCTGGAGTTACCGTCATAGAAAAAGGAACCACCAACGGTACCGTCACTGATCTGGACGGAAAGTACAGTCTGACTGTGGATGAAGGATCTTCTCTGGTTTTTTCATTTATAGGATACACCACTCAGACCATAGATGTGGGCGGCAGAAGCTCCATTGATGTATTTATGCAAGATGATTATGGTGATTTGGATGAAATTGTAGTCGTAGGATATGGTACTCAGAAGAAGAGTAACCTTACCGGTTCGGTTACGGACTTGAAAGCTGATCGTTTGGTTCAAACACCAGTGACCAACGTAAAGGGTCTTTTGATCGGTCAGGTTCCAGGTTTGATTTCCAACCAAAATCCAGGTTTACCGGGTCAGGATAATGCTTCCTTGAGTATTCGTGGCTTCGGTAATCCATTGGTGATTGTAGATGGAATAGAATCGAATCTAGATAGAATTGACCCGAATGATATTGAAACTATTACGGTACTTAAAGATGCTTCAGCAGCCATCTATGGTGCCAGAGCGGGTAATGGAGTGATATTGGTGACTACCAAACGTGGTGCTTCAGGATCCATGTCCGTGAACTATCATGGATATGTCGCTACCCAGAAAAGATTGACCTTTGCAGAGCAAGTGGATGCAGCTGGATTTATCAAACTTGGAAGAGATGCGGTATTTAACGGACAATATGATCCGGCAAATCCAGATGCAGATATCAGTTATGGTACCTTGTTTACTGAAGAAAACTTGAATCTGTATCAATCTGGAGAATTGCCAAGTTACAATTGGGTAGATGCAGTAGTGAAAAATTCAGGTTCACCCCTGATGAGTCATAACTTAAGTATCAGAGGTGGTAGTGAAAAGATCCGCTATTATTCTTCTGTAGGTTACCTAGGTCAGTCAGGGATTTTCAAAGGCGATTATGATTATAATAAACTGACCTTGACAAATAACCTGGACATTGACTTGTTTAAGAATGTAACCTTGACCATCAATGGGCAATACATCAAAGAGAATCAAGATTATTCCGCTGAAGCACCTTCAGTAATTTGGAATGACCTACGTACTTCTCAGCCGATTTTTAACCCGAATCTTCCGGATGAAAACAGAGCTCCTTATTCTGGCTTCTCGGCTAGATCTCCTGTAGCTAGAATTCATCAAAGATTTGTGGGCTACGACAGAACTGACAAGCATACATTGACAGGCGCGGCTGAGTTAAGGTATGATTTGCCATTTGTAAAAGGACTGGCAGTAGGTGGAAAAATCAATGTGAGAGCCAGAAACCTGCAAAATGCTACATTGAATACCCCTTATGAAGTATATACTTATGATGCAGATGCAGTAACCTCTGATTTTGATGGGTATACGCTAGAAGGCTCAATTCAGGGAAATTCATTCAGTAGATCCAACTATTTTGGAGGAGCAAATGACCCGAACAGCAGAGTGCTTTCGAGATTTTATGCCACTTATAATAAGGAAGTCAATGATCACGAATTCAGTGCTTTGTTATTCGGTGAAAATGAGAACAATACCTATCGTTCATTGACAGTCACTCGGGTAGATCTATTGTCTACAGAAGTTCCGCAGGTAGGCGGTACCAATGAATTGACAAGAACTTCTGGTACAGGTCGAGATATAGAATATACCCGGGTGAGTTTTGCGGGTAGATTCAATTATGCTTATGCAGGCAAGTATTTGTTTGAAGCAACACTACGTGCAGATGCCAGTTCTAAGTTTGGTTCCAATGCTTGGGGCTATTTCCCTTCTGTATCTGCCGGATGGAATATTGCCCAAGAAGATTTCTTAGCAAACTCCAGCACTATTGATCAGCTGAAGCTGAGACTTTCCTATAGCCAGACGGGTGTAGATAGCAATGTGGGTAACACCTCTTTCAATTATCTATCTGGATTCGAGCAATCCGGCTCTGCTGTTTATTATTTAGATGGAAACCCCACCGCTATGATAAATAATACTGGATTAGTGAATCCTGACATTACTTGGGAAGAGACTACGCTTTACAATGCCGGTGTTGACCTGACCATGTTTAACGGTACTTTGTATTCTACACTTGATGTGTTTTACAGGTATAGAGATGGATTATTGAGAACTCCCCTAGAGTCACTGCCATCCACATTTGGAGCTTCACTACCTCAGGTAAACCTGGATTCCAGAAGTAATAGAGGTTTTGAACTTTCTATAGGTAATCAAGGTGCTGTGGGAGATTTCAGATATGACATCAATGTGGGTGTGGCTTATGCCAGACAGAAATATGAAAACTACGAGGAAGACATTGATACATCGGATCCTATTCAGGTACAGTTTGACCAAAGAAGCGGCAGATGGGTAAACATTTCTTTTGGGTATAAAACAGACGGCTTGTTCAACACCCAAGCAGAAGTAGATCAATACCTGGAGCAGTACACCATAGAAGATATTAATGGCTCTCCAAAACCAGGCGATATCCGTTATGTGGACATCAATGGGGACGGTATGATCAATAGAGCTGACCGATACCAGATCGGCTATGGAGATAACCCTGATATTACTTATAATATTTCTCCAAGAATATCATACAAAGGTTTTAGTCTAGCCATGCTTTGGCAGGGAGGAACAAACTTCAGTGTAAACATGACGGGTCTGAACAGAGCGGCATTCAATAACGAGCAAGTTCCTTTGAAAATCCATGAGCAATATACTTGGACCCAAGATCCGAGTAACCCAGGAGTAGGATCTAATCCAAATGCACAATTACCTGCTTTCGAAAGAAACGGTACCAGACCTTGGAACAATATCAACTCTGATTTCTGGATGTACGATGGTACTTATATCCGACTGAAGACCGCAACCTTGTCATATTCATTGCCAAGTGTGGTGCTGGACAAGGTAGGACTAAGCAATGCTAATGTTTACCTATCAGGTGATAACCTAGTTTCATTTAACAAACTAGGGATTTACAAAGATGCCATTGACCCAGAAGAGGCCTCTAGTAACGGAGGGTTTGGCTTGCCATTACTCCGTACCATGTCCTTTGGTGTTCAACTTGGATTTTAA
- a CDS encoding RagB/SusD family nutrient uptake outer membrane protein, giving the protein MKSRIVIVVLLLAVFASCESQLTKTPDFISEDVVFEDESLTEAYLASVYNRMEFIDTGGEGTLNMGMIPAAGAEHINFANWQTPNSTYRRSYTAAAGPGPLNYWKYGAIRDLNYLLENIVNSESLSEEYILQKSNEARFLRAFIYFEMAKRFGGVPLITNVQEVDDPDEELFPARTSEQEIYEFVMAELEDIIVTMPDAKSGASGRADKYAALSLLSRASLYAASIGNFGEVQAEGVVGISPSSVQAFYQKSYDASKEIIESGMFALYNKHDDKMTNFSQLFLDEGNEEVIFAEVFEPIIRGHGLDNLATPAGFLSTWNSNYPVLYDFVEQFDFVDGRKGTDISRDDLTSENLWDIDDFFGMRDPRFRASVFYPESVWQGDLAYFHSSTTYTNDAGERVTVSSGTLDRNGEAWPAACHPRNARNTALLLRKRLDESNQEPIAGRSGQDYYVFRYAETLLNFAEAAYYLGNTAEALDALNQLRDRAGMPLLTEATEENIRQERQVELAFEGHRFWDLIRWRIAPQYLDKVRTKGLVFNYDLDADKYAITLKNAEGEERTFGPERYYLPISLSLIADNPNLTQNPGY; this is encoded by the coding sequence ATGAAATCAAGAATAGTAATAGTGGTGCTTTTGTTGGCCGTTTTTGCATCATGTGAAAGTCAATTAACCAAGACTCCTGATTTTATCTCAGAAGATGTGGTCTTTGAAGATGAGAGTCTCACAGAGGCATATCTGGCAAGTGTATACAACAGAATGGAGTTTATTGATACCGGAGGAGAAGGTACCCTGAATATGGGGATGATCCCGGCCGCCGGTGCGGAGCATATTAATTTTGCCAACTGGCAGACACCAAATAGCACCTACAGAAGATCATACACAGCTGCAGCAGGACCAGGGCCATTGAATTACTGGAAATATGGAGCCATACGAGATCTCAATTATCTGCTTGAGAATATTGTCAATAGTGAATCTCTAAGCGAGGAATACATCCTTCAGAAGAGCAATGAAGCTAGATTTTTGAGAGCCTTTATCTATTTTGAAATGGCTAAAAGATTTGGTGGAGTGCCTTTGATTACGAATGTACAGGAAGTGGATGACCCAGATGAAGAGTTGTTCCCTGCTAGGACTTCCGAACAAGAGATTTATGAGTTTGTGATGGCGGAGCTGGAGGATATTATAGTGACCATGCCAGATGCCAAGTCTGGAGCTAGCGGAAGAGCGGATAAATACGCTGCTTTGTCCTTACTATCCCGGGCTTCTCTTTATGCAGCCAGTATAGGAAATTTTGGAGAAGTTCAAGCTGAGGGTGTTGTAGGTATCTCTCCTTCTAGTGTACAGGCTTTCTACCAGAAGTCGTACGATGCAAGTAAGGAGATTATAGAGAGCGGCATGTTTGCGCTTTATAACAAGCATGACGACAAAATGACTAATTTCTCTCAGCTGTTTTTGGATGAGGGGAATGAAGAGGTGATTTTTGCGGAGGTGTTTGAGCCTATTATCAGAGGACATGGCCTGGACAATTTGGCCACCCCTGCAGGGTTTTTGTCAACGTGGAATTCGAACTACCCCGTTTTATACGATTTCGTAGAGCAGTTTGATTTCGTAGATGGCAGAAAAGGAACAGATATTTCCCGTGATGATCTTACTTCCGAAAACCTATGGGATATCGATGATTTCTTTGGAATGAGAGATCCTAGATTCAGAGCTTCTGTATTTTACCCGGAGTCTGTTTGGCAGGGTGATTTGGCATATTTCCACAGTAGTACCACCTATACTAATGATGCTGGGGAGCGTGTTACAGTTTCCTCAGGTACTTTGGATAGAAATGGAGAAGCATGGCCAGCTGCCTGTCATCCTAGAAATGCTAGAAATACTGCTTTATTGCTTCGCAAAAGACTGGATGAGTCTAATCAAGAGCCTATTGCTGGTAGATCTGGCCAGGACTACTACGTGTTCAGATATGCTGAAACCTTGTTGAATTTTGCTGAGGCAGCGTACTATCTTGGAAATACAGCTGAGGCTTTGGATGCACTGAACCAGTTGAGAGACCGCGCAGGGATGCCGCTTCTTACTGAAGCCACAGAGGAAAATATCCGTCAGGAAAGACAAGTAGAACTTGCTTTTGAAGGACATAGATTTTGGGACTTGATCAGATGGAGAATTGCGCCTCAGTATTTGGATAAGGTTCGTACCAAAGGTTTGGTGTTCAATTATGATTTGGATGCAGACAAGTATGCCATTACTTTGAAAAATGCAGAAGGTGAAGAGCGTACATTTGGCCCCGAAAGATATTATTTACCAATATCTTTGAGCTTGATCGCAGATAATCCTAATTTGACGCAAAACCCTGGATATTAA
- a CDS encoding arylsulfatase encodes MMIKPSKILSLLLACGLFSCAEKSAETAENTQPNVLVIYTDDVGYGDVSAYGGKIPTPNIDQLAADGLLFTNAYATAATCTPSRYSLLTGEYAWRAKGRGVAPGDASALIRPGVETLPAVMQRAGYRTAVIGKWHLGLGGDNGPDWNGELNPGPLEIGFDYSFIIPATGDRVPTVFVEDHHVVGLDPNDPIEVNYREKVGDRPTGKDHPELLKMMWSHGHNHTIVNGVSRIGYMAGGEAALWRDEDFAQTFVDKASGFIQAESEKPFFMYFSTHDIHVPRIAHEQFQGATDFGPRGDVIVQLDWQVGELMKLLKEQGLEENTLVIFSSDNGPVLDDGYVDQARELTGDHAQNGGLSGGKYSALEAGTRVPFIVKWPAKVQANTSSDVMFSQVDLLASFAAANQVSYDSSQAIDSENHYETLIGESETGRYALVQEALFSNLAYLRSDGYKFIPGNEGPEMVPWGPIIRTGFAEQDQLFNIQSDPKETKELSADNPEILAEMKEELRKIVEQ; translated from the coding sequence ATGATGATTAAACCGAGCAAAATTTTATCTCTTTTATTAGCCTGCGGGCTTTTTTCCTGTGCGGAGAAATCTGCTGAAACAGCTGAAAATACTCAGCCCAATGTGCTGGTAATTTATACCGATGATGTGGGCTATGGCGATGTCTCAGCTTATGGAGGAAAAATCCCTACTCCAAATATTGACCAGCTAGCAGCAGATGGACTGTTATTTACCAATGCCTATGCCACAGCGGCTACCTGTACACCATCTCGCTATTCTTTGTTGACCGGCGAGTATGCCTGGAGAGCCAAAGGCAGGGGAGTGGCTCCCGGAGATGCTTCGGCTTTGATTCGTCCCGGGGTAGAGACTTTGCCGGCTGTGATGCAGCGTGCGGGCTACCGAACGGCAGTAATAGGCAAGTGGCACTTGGGACTAGGAGGAGACAATGGGCCAGATTGGAACGGGGAATTGAATCCCGGCCCGTTGGAGATCGGCTTTGATTACTCCTTTATTATTCCTGCTACAGGAGATCGGGTTCCCACGGTATTTGTGGAAGACCATCATGTGGTAGGCTTGGATCCAAATGACCCCATAGAAGTGAATTACCGGGAAAAAGTAGGTGATCGGCCTACAGGGAAGGATCATCCGGAGCTATTGAAGATGATGTGGTCTCATGGGCATAATCATACTATTGTCAATGGAGTGAGTAGAATCGGCTACATGGCAGGTGGAGAAGCAGCGCTATGGAGAGATGAGGATTTTGCCCAGACTTTTGTAGACAAAGCTTCTGGTTTTATCCAGGCGGAGTCTGAGAAACCCTTCTTTATGTATTTTTCCACCCACGATATTCACGTGCCTAGGATTGCCCATGAGCAATTTCAAGGCGCTACGGACTTTGGTCCTAGGGGAGATGTGATCGTACAGCTGGACTGGCAGGTAGGTGAATTGATGAAGCTGCTAAAGGAGCAAGGTCTGGAAGAAAATACCCTGGTCATCTTTTCCAGTGATAATGGCCCCGTGCTAGATGATGGATATGTGGATCAAGCAAGGGAATTGACAGGAGATCATGCTCAAAATGGAGGTCTGAGTGGAGGAAAATATTCTGCTTTAGAGGCAGGAACTCGCGTGCCTTTTATTGTTAAATGGCCGGCAAAAGTCCAGGCAAATACAAGCTCCGATGTAATGTTTAGCCAGGTGGATTTGCTGGCTTCCTTTGCGGCAGCTAATCAGGTTTCCTATGATTCCAGTCAGGCAATTGACAGTGAAAATCACTATGAGACCTTGATAGGAGAGTCAGAGACCGGACGCTATGCACTGGTGCAAGAAGCCTTATTTAGTAATTTGGCTTATCTCCGAAGTGATGGGTACAAGTTCATCCCTGGAAATGAAGGACCTGAAATGGTGCCTTGGGGACCAATCATAAGAACCGGTTTTGCCGAGCAGGATCAACTCTTCAATATCCAATCGGATCCAAAAGAGACCAAGGAGCTTTCAGCAGATAACCCAGAGATTCTAGCTGAAATGAAAGAAGAGCTTAGAAAGATAGTTGAACAATAG